One Glycine max cultivar Williams 82 chromosome 6, Glycine_max_v4.0, whole genome shotgun sequence DNA segment encodes these proteins:
- the LOC100806703 gene encoding uncharacterized protein isoform X2 — protein MMGLGWVAKPNNRQCRRWTTSRIWGATFLCCMCLIFFTPRIPRSPKHHQFVDMRNLLGVPNTLNVMTNFPFLVVGVLGLVLALEGGVFNISSQGEVWTWALFYAGIAGVAFGSAYYHLKPDDHRVLWDTLPMMVAFSSLLSSLVVERLGQRIGLCCMFALNLAAFLCVVYERIYNDIRFCMMFQLTLPLAIPVIAVLYRSKYTHSRYWFISTGIYLLAKFEGATDRKLYHVNNYIISGHSLEHLCLALIPILLSVMLIHRELKFQRLVDLKDRP, from the exons atgatgggTTTAGGTTGGGTGGCGAAGCCGAATAATCGACAATGCAGAAGGTGGACGACAAGTCGCATATGGGGAGCAACGTTTCTTTGTTGCATGTGCTTAATCTTCTTCACTCCCAGAATCCCTCGCTCTCCCAAGCACCACCAATTCGTTGACATGCGCAATCTTCTCG GAGTACCCAACACGTTGAATGTGATGACAAATTTCCCGTTTTTAGTTGTGGGTGTTCTGGGCCTTGTGCTTGCCCTGGAAGGAGGTGTCTTCAACATAAG TTCCCAAGGAGAGGTTTGGACATGGGCACTGTTCTATGCTGGAATAGCAGGTGTGGCTTTTGGCTCTGCTTATTACCATTTGAAGCCCGATGACCATCGTGTGTTGTGGGACACTTTACCG ATGATGGTGGCCTTCTCCTCACTTTTGTCTAGCTTGGTTGTTGAGAGATTGGGCCAGAGGATTGGACTGTGTTGTATGTTTGCACTCAATCTTGCTGCCTTTCTATGTGTAGTTTATGAAcg AATTTATAATGATATTCGGTTCTGCATGATGTTCCAGTTGACTCTGCCTCTAGCTATTCCAGTAATAGCAGTCTTGTACCGCTCCAAATATACTCACTCAAGATATTGGTTTATTTCTACAG GGATTTATCTGCTAGCAAAATTTGAAGGTGCTACCGACAGGAAACTGTACCATGTAAATAACTACATTATCAGTGGACATTCTTTGGAACACTTGTGCTTAGCACTGATCCCAATTTTACTCAGCGTAATGCTCATCCACAGGGAACTTAAGTTTCAAAG ATTAGTTGATCTTAAAGATCGACCATGA
- the LOC100814366 gene encoding glycine dehydrogenase (decarboxylating), mitochondrial isoform X2 has protein sequence MERARRLANRAILKRLISTAGDNSHSLLRPKPENSILGSNRKLSHYVPSRSISLAALKPSDSFPRRHNSATSEEQTKMAQTCGFDTLDSLIDATVPKSIRLSDMSFSVFNEGLTESEMMSHMNSLASKNKCFKSYIGMGYYNTHVPPVILRNIMENPAWYTQYTPYQAEISQGRLESLMNFQTVISDLSALPMSNASLLDEGTAAAEAMSMCNNIHKGKRKTFIIANNCHPQTVDVCVTRAAGFGIKVVTVDVKDVDYKSGDVCGVLVQYPGTEGEVLDYGEFVKEAHAYGVKVVMATDLLALTVLKPPGEMGVDIVVGSAQRFGVPMGYGGPHAAFLATSQEYKRMMPGRIIGVSVDSGGKPALRMAMQTREQHIRRDKATSNICTAQALLANMAAMYAVYHGPEGLKTIAQRVHGLAGVFAQGLKKLGTVEVQDHPFFDTVKIKTANAHAIADAARKNEINLRVVDGNTITVAFDETTTLEDVDNLFKVFSDGKPVSFTAASLAPEVQTAVPSGLTRNSPYLTHPIFNTYHTEHEVLRYIHRLQSKDLSLCHSMIPLGSCTMKLNATTEMMPVTWPSFANIHPFAPIEQAQGYQEMFENLGKLLCTITGFDSFSLQPNAGAAGEYAGLMVIRAYHLARGDHHRNVCIIPVSAHGTNPASAAMCAMKIVSVGTDAKGNINIEELRKAAETHKDNLAALMVTYPSTHGVYEEGIDEICKVIHDNGGQVYMDGANMNAQVGLTSPGWIGADVCHLNLHKTFCIPHGGGGPGMGPIGVKKHLAPFLPSHPVVSTGGIPAPGKSQPLGTISAAPWGSALILPISYSYIAMMGSKGLTEASKTAILNANYMAKRLENHYPVLFRGVNGTVAHEFIVDLRGFKLFQW, from the exons ATGGAACGTGCACGGAGGCTAGCAAACAGGGCGATTCTGAAGAGGCTAATTTCTACGGCGGGGGATAATTCCCATTCCCTTTTAAGACCCAAACCAGAGAACTCGATCTTAGGAAGCAACAGAAAACTCTCACACTATGTCCCATCTCGATCCATTTCCCTGGCAGCACTCAAGCCGAGCGATTCATTCCCTCGGCGCCACAACTCCGCCACCTCCGAGGAACAAACCAAGATGGCCCAGACATGCGGCTTCGACACCCTCGACTCCCTCATCGACGCCACCGTCCCCAAATCAATCCGTCTGAGCGACATGTCGTTCAGCGTCTTCAACGAGGGGCTAACGGAGTCCGAAATGATGTCGCACATGAACAGCCTAGCGTCGAAGAACAAGTGCTTCAAGTCGTACATCGGGATGGGATACTACAACACGCACGTGCCGCCCGTGATCCTTCGCAACATCATGGAGAACCCCGCGTGGTACACTCAGTATACTCCTTACCAGGCCGAGATATCTCAGGGCCGTCTCGAGTCCCTCATGAATTTCCAAACCGTGATCTCAGATCTCTCCGCTCTTCCAATGTCCAACGCTTCGTTACTCGACGAAGGAACTGCGGCCGCTGAAGCAATGTCCATGTGTAACAACATTCACAAGGGAAAAAGAAAGACTTTTATCATTGCCAATAATTGTCACCCTCAAACCGTTGATGTTTGCGTCACCAGAGCTGCTGGTTTTGGTATTAAGGTTGTTACCGTGGATGTTAAGGATGTGGATTATAAATCCGGTGATGTTTGTGGGGTGCTTGTTCAGTATCCGGGGACTGAGGGTGAGGTTTTGGACTACGGGGAGTTTGTGAAGGAGGCTCATGCGTATGGAGTCAAGGTTGTTATGGCGACGGATTTGTTGGCTCTGACTGTGCTGAAGCCTCCAGGGGAAATGGGGGTGGATATTGTTGTTGGGTCTGCTCAGAGGTTTGGGGTTCCCATGGGGTATGGGGGTCCACACGCCGCGTTCCTCGCCACGTCGCAAGAGTATAAGAGGATGATGCCTGGGAGGATCATTGGGGTAAGTGTTGATTCTGGTGGAAAGCCAGCTTTGAGAATGGCAATGCAAACTAGGGAGCAACATATCCGGAGGGACAAGGCCACCAGCAACATTTGCACTGCTCAG GCACTGCTTGCAAACATGGCTGCTATGTATGCTGTATATCATGGACCCGAAGGACTTAAAACCATTGCCCAACGGGTTCATGGTCTTGCCGGGGTGTTTGCTCAGGGATTAAAAAAACTTGGAACCGTGGAAGTTCAGGACCATCCATTCTTTGACACTGTGAAAATTAAGACTGCCAATGCCCATGCAATTGCTGATGCTGCTCGCAAGAATGAAATCAATTTGCGGGTTGTTGATGGGAACACT ATCACTGTTGCCTTCGATGAAACAACCACCTTGGAGGATGTTGATAATCTTTTCAAAGTTTTTTCTGATGGCAAGCCT GTCTCCTTCACAGCTGCATCTCTTGCCCCAGAAGTTCAGACTGCAGTTCCTTCTGGACTTACTAGAAACAGTCCTTATCTGACACACCCTATCTTTAACAC GTACCACACTGAGCATGAGGTTCTCAGGTACATTCATAGGCTTCAATCAAAAGATCTTTCATTGTGCCACAGTATGATCCCGCTGGGATCTTGTACAATGAAGCTGAATGCTACAACTGAAATGATGCCTGTGACATGGCCTAGCTTTGCTAACATTCACCCTTTTGCACCAATTGAACAGGCTCAAGGTTATCAG GAAATGTTTGAAAATTTGGGTAAACTGTTGTGTACAATCACCGGGTTTGACTCCTTCTCTTTGCAACCTAATGCTGGTGCTGCTGGAGAATATGCTGGACTGATGGTTATTCGTGCATATCATTTG GCAAGAGGAGACCACCATCGCAATGTCTGCATTATACCCGTCTCAGCACATGGTACAAATCCTGCCAGTGCTGCTATGTGTGCAATGAAAATTGTATCTGTTGGAACTGATGCCAAGGGAAACATCAATATTGAAGAGTTGAGGAAGGCTGCTGAAACACATAAGGACAACCTAGCTGCTCTTATG gTAACATATCCTTCAACCCATGGTGTTTATGAAGAAGGTATTGATGAGATATGCAAGGTTATTCATGATAACGGAGGTCAAGTATATATGGATGGTGCTAACATGAATGCACAG GTGGGACTTACAAGCCCAGGTTGGATTGGAGCAGATGTTTGCCATCTGAATCTCCATAAGACATTTTGCATCCCTCATGGAGGAGGTGGCCCTGGCATGGGTCCTATTGGAGTAAAGAAACACTTGGCACCATTTTTACCATCACATCCAGTg GTTTCCACTGGTGGCATTCCTGCCCCCGGCAAGTCACAACCACTTGGTACCATTTCTGCTGCACCATGGGGCTCAGCACTGATATTGCCTATCTCATACTCTTACATAGCCATGATGGGTTCTAAAGGACTCACCGAAGCATCAAAAACAGCCATTTTGAATGCAAACTATATGGCAAAACGATTGGAG AATCATTACCCTGTTCTTTTCCGTGGGGTCAATGGAACAGTTGCTCATGAGTTCATTGTTGACTTAAGAGGCTTTAAG CTATTTCAATGGTAG
- the LOC100806703 gene encoding uncharacterized protein isoform X1, producing the protein MMGLGWVAKPNNRQCRRWTTSRIWGATFLCCMCLIFFTPRIPRSPKHHQFVDMRNLLDSPGVPNTLNVMTNFPFLVVGVLGLVLALEGGVFNISSQGEVWTWALFYAGIAGVAFGSAYYHLKPDDHRVLWDTLPMMVAFSSLLSSLVVERLGQRIGLCCMFALNLAAFLCVVYERIYNDIRFCMMFQLTLPLAIPVIAVLYRSKYTHSRYWFISTGIYLLAKFEGATDRKLYHVNNYIISGHSLEHLCLALIPILLSVMLIHRELKFQRLVDLKDRP; encoded by the exons atgatgggTTTAGGTTGGGTGGCGAAGCCGAATAATCGACAATGCAGAAGGTGGACGACAAGTCGCATATGGGGAGCAACGTTTCTTTGTTGCATGTGCTTAATCTTCTTCACTCCCAGAATCCCTCGCTCTCCCAAGCACCACCAATTCGTTGACATGCGCAATCTTCTCG ATTCTCCAGGAGTACCCAACACGTTGAATGTGATGACAAATTTCCCGTTTTTAGTTGTGGGTGTTCTGGGCCTTGTGCTTGCCCTGGAAGGAGGTGTCTTCAACATAAG TTCCCAAGGAGAGGTTTGGACATGGGCACTGTTCTATGCTGGAATAGCAGGTGTGGCTTTTGGCTCTGCTTATTACCATTTGAAGCCCGATGACCATCGTGTGTTGTGGGACACTTTACCG ATGATGGTGGCCTTCTCCTCACTTTTGTCTAGCTTGGTTGTTGAGAGATTGGGCCAGAGGATTGGACTGTGTTGTATGTTTGCACTCAATCTTGCTGCCTTTCTATGTGTAGTTTATGAAcg AATTTATAATGATATTCGGTTCTGCATGATGTTCCAGTTGACTCTGCCTCTAGCTATTCCAGTAATAGCAGTCTTGTACCGCTCCAAATATACTCACTCAAGATATTGGTTTATTTCTACAG GGATTTATCTGCTAGCAAAATTTGAAGGTGCTACCGACAGGAAACTGTACCATGTAAATAACTACATTATCAGTGGACATTCTTTGGAACACTTGTGCTTAGCACTGATCCCAATTTTACTCAGCGTAATGCTCATCCACAGGGAACTTAAGTTTCAAAG ATTAGTTGATCTTAAAGATCGACCATGA
- the LOC100814366 gene encoding glycine dehydrogenase (decarboxylating), mitochondrial isoform X1, with translation MERARRLANRAILKRLISTAGDNSHSLLRPKPENSILGSNRKLSHYVPSRSISLAALKPSDSFPRRHNSATSEEQTKMAQTCGFDTLDSLIDATVPKSIRLSDMSFSVFNEGLTESEMMSHMNSLASKNKCFKSYIGMGYYNTHVPPVILRNIMENPAWYTQYTPYQAEISQGRLESLMNFQTVISDLSALPMSNASLLDEGTAAAEAMSMCNNIHKGKRKTFIIANNCHPQTVDVCVTRAAGFGIKVVTVDVKDVDYKSGDVCGVLVQYPGTEGEVLDYGEFVKEAHAYGVKVVMATDLLALTVLKPPGEMGVDIVVGSAQRFGVPMGYGGPHAAFLATSQEYKRMMPGRIIGVSVDSGGKPALRMAMQTREQHIRRDKATSNICTAQALLANMAAMYAVYHGPEGLKTIAQRVHGLAGVFAQGLKKLGTVEVQDHPFFDTVKIKTANAHAIADAARKNEINLRVVDGNTITVAFDETTTLEDVDNLFKVFSDGKPVSFTAASLAPEVQTAVPSGLTRNSPYLTHPIFNTYHTEHEVLRYIHRLQSKDLSLCHSMIPLGSCTMKLNATTEMMPVTWPSFANIHPFAPIEQAQGYQEMFENLGKLLCTITGFDSFSLQPNAGAAGEYAGLMVIRAYHLARGDHHRNVCIIPVSAHGTNPASAAMCAMKIVSVGTDAKGNINIEELRKAAETHKDNLAALMVTYPSTHGVYEEGIDEICKVIHDNGGQVYMDGANMNAQVGLTSPGWIGADVCHLNLHKTFCIPHGGGGPGMGPIGVKKHLAPFLPSHPVVSTGGIPAPGKSQPLGTISAAPWGSALILPISYSYIAMMGSKGLTEASKTAILNANYMAKRLENHYPVLFRGVNGTVAHEFIVDLRGFKNTAGIEPEDVAKRLMDYGFHSPTMSFPVPGTLMIEPTESESKSELDRFCDALISIRQEIAEIEKGKADINNNVLKCAPHPPPVLMGDAWTKPYSREYAAFPASWLRVSKFWPSTGRIDNVYGDRNLVCTLLPTSQAVEEQAAATA, from the exons ATGGAACGTGCACGGAGGCTAGCAAACAGGGCGATTCTGAAGAGGCTAATTTCTACGGCGGGGGATAATTCCCATTCCCTTTTAAGACCCAAACCAGAGAACTCGATCTTAGGAAGCAACAGAAAACTCTCACACTATGTCCCATCTCGATCCATTTCCCTGGCAGCACTCAAGCCGAGCGATTCATTCCCTCGGCGCCACAACTCCGCCACCTCCGAGGAACAAACCAAGATGGCCCAGACATGCGGCTTCGACACCCTCGACTCCCTCATCGACGCCACCGTCCCCAAATCAATCCGTCTGAGCGACATGTCGTTCAGCGTCTTCAACGAGGGGCTAACGGAGTCCGAAATGATGTCGCACATGAACAGCCTAGCGTCGAAGAACAAGTGCTTCAAGTCGTACATCGGGATGGGATACTACAACACGCACGTGCCGCCCGTGATCCTTCGCAACATCATGGAGAACCCCGCGTGGTACACTCAGTATACTCCTTACCAGGCCGAGATATCTCAGGGCCGTCTCGAGTCCCTCATGAATTTCCAAACCGTGATCTCAGATCTCTCCGCTCTTCCAATGTCCAACGCTTCGTTACTCGACGAAGGAACTGCGGCCGCTGAAGCAATGTCCATGTGTAACAACATTCACAAGGGAAAAAGAAAGACTTTTATCATTGCCAATAATTGTCACCCTCAAACCGTTGATGTTTGCGTCACCAGAGCTGCTGGTTTTGGTATTAAGGTTGTTACCGTGGATGTTAAGGATGTGGATTATAAATCCGGTGATGTTTGTGGGGTGCTTGTTCAGTATCCGGGGACTGAGGGTGAGGTTTTGGACTACGGGGAGTTTGTGAAGGAGGCTCATGCGTATGGAGTCAAGGTTGTTATGGCGACGGATTTGTTGGCTCTGACTGTGCTGAAGCCTCCAGGGGAAATGGGGGTGGATATTGTTGTTGGGTCTGCTCAGAGGTTTGGGGTTCCCATGGGGTATGGGGGTCCACACGCCGCGTTCCTCGCCACGTCGCAAGAGTATAAGAGGATGATGCCTGGGAGGATCATTGGGGTAAGTGTTGATTCTGGTGGAAAGCCAGCTTTGAGAATGGCAATGCAAACTAGGGAGCAACATATCCGGAGGGACAAGGCCACCAGCAACATTTGCACTGCTCAG GCACTGCTTGCAAACATGGCTGCTATGTATGCTGTATATCATGGACCCGAAGGACTTAAAACCATTGCCCAACGGGTTCATGGTCTTGCCGGGGTGTTTGCTCAGGGATTAAAAAAACTTGGAACCGTGGAAGTTCAGGACCATCCATTCTTTGACACTGTGAAAATTAAGACTGCCAATGCCCATGCAATTGCTGATGCTGCTCGCAAGAATGAAATCAATTTGCGGGTTGTTGATGGGAACACT ATCACTGTTGCCTTCGATGAAACAACCACCTTGGAGGATGTTGATAATCTTTTCAAAGTTTTTTCTGATGGCAAGCCT GTCTCCTTCACAGCTGCATCTCTTGCCCCAGAAGTTCAGACTGCAGTTCCTTCTGGACTTACTAGAAACAGTCCTTATCTGACACACCCTATCTTTAACAC GTACCACACTGAGCATGAGGTTCTCAGGTACATTCATAGGCTTCAATCAAAAGATCTTTCATTGTGCCACAGTATGATCCCGCTGGGATCTTGTACAATGAAGCTGAATGCTACAACTGAAATGATGCCTGTGACATGGCCTAGCTTTGCTAACATTCACCCTTTTGCACCAATTGAACAGGCTCAAGGTTATCAG GAAATGTTTGAAAATTTGGGTAAACTGTTGTGTACAATCACCGGGTTTGACTCCTTCTCTTTGCAACCTAATGCTGGTGCTGCTGGAGAATATGCTGGACTGATGGTTATTCGTGCATATCATTTG GCAAGAGGAGACCACCATCGCAATGTCTGCATTATACCCGTCTCAGCACATGGTACAAATCCTGCCAGTGCTGCTATGTGTGCAATGAAAATTGTATCTGTTGGAACTGATGCCAAGGGAAACATCAATATTGAAGAGTTGAGGAAGGCTGCTGAAACACATAAGGACAACCTAGCTGCTCTTATG gTAACATATCCTTCAACCCATGGTGTTTATGAAGAAGGTATTGATGAGATATGCAAGGTTATTCATGATAACGGAGGTCAAGTATATATGGATGGTGCTAACATGAATGCACAG GTGGGACTTACAAGCCCAGGTTGGATTGGAGCAGATGTTTGCCATCTGAATCTCCATAAGACATTTTGCATCCCTCATGGAGGAGGTGGCCCTGGCATGGGTCCTATTGGAGTAAAGAAACACTTGGCACCATTTTTACCATCACATCCAGTg GTTTCCACTGGTGGCATTCCTGCCCCCGGCAAGTCACAACCACTTGGTACCATTTCTGCTGCACCATGGGGCTCAGCACTGATATTGCCTATCTCATACTCTTACATAGCCATGATGGGTTCTAAAGGACTCACCGAAGCATCAAAAACAGCCATTTTGAATGCAAACTATATGGCAAAACGATTGGAG AATCATTACCCTGTTCTTTTCCGTGGGGTCAATGGAACAGTTGCTCATGAGTTCATTGTTGACTTAAGAGGCTTTAAG AATACTGCTGGGATAGAGCCTGAAGATGTTGCAAAGCGTCTTATGGACTATGGCTTCCATAGTCCGACAATGTCATTTCCTGTGCCCGGCACACTCATGATTGAACCAACTGAAAGTGAAAGCAAG TCCGAGTTAGACAGGTTTTGTGATGCTCTTATTTCCATTCGACAAGAAATTGCTGAGATTGAGAAAGGAAAGGCTGACATTAACAACAATGTTCTAAAG TGTGCTCCTCATCCACCACCAGTGCTCATGGGAGATGCATGGACAAAACCATACTCTCGAGAATATGCAGCCTTCCCAGCTTCCTGGCTCCGTGTTTCTAAGTTCTGGCCTTCCACAG GACGTATTGATAATGTGTACGGTGATCGCAACCTCGTTTGCACACTTCTCCCAACATCACAGGCTGTTGAAGAACAAGCTGCTGCAACGGCCTAA
- the LOC100806703 gene encoding uncharacterized protein isoform X3 — protein MMGLGWVAKPNNRQCRRWTTSRIWGATFLCCMCLIFFTPRIPRSPKHHQFVDMRNLLDSPGVPNTLNVMTNFPFLVVGVLGLVLALEGGVFNISSQGEVWTWALFYAGIAGVAFGSAYYHLKPDDHRVLWDTLPMMVAFSSLLSSLVVERLGQRIGLCCMFALNLAAFLCVVYERIYNDIRFCMMFQLTLPLAIPVIAVLYRSKYTHSRYWFISTGFRACQHHIDALSTFIVLKV, from the exons atgatgggTTTAGGTTGGGTGGCGAAGCCGAATAATCGACAATGCAGAAGGTGGACGACAAGTCGCATATGGGGAGCAACGTTTCTTTGTTGCATGTGCTTAATCTTCTTCACTCCCAGAATCCCTCGCTCTCCCAAGCACCACCAATTCGTTGACATGCGCAATCTTCTCG ATTCTCCAGGAGTACCCAACACGTTGAATGTGATGACAAATTTCCCGTTTTTAGTTGTGGGTGTTCTGGGCCTTGTGCTTGCCCTGGAAGGAGGTGTCTTCAACATAAG TTCCCAAGGAGAGGTTTGGACATGGGCACTGTTCTATGCTGGAATAGCAGGTGTGGCTTTTGGCTCTGCTTATTACCATTTGAAGCCCGATGACCATCGTGTGTTGTGGGACACTTTACCG ATGATGGTGGCCTTCTCCTCACTTTTGTCTAGCTTGGTTGTTGAGAGATTGGGCCAGAGGATTGGACTGTGTTGTATGTTTGCACTCAATCTTGCTGCCTTTCTATGTGTAGTTTATGAAcg AATTTATAATGATATTCGGTTCTGCATGATGTTCCAGTTGACTCTGCCTCTAGCTATTCCAGTAATAGCAGTCTTGTACCGCTCCAAATATACTCACTCAAGATATTGGTTTATTTCTACAG GTTTCAGGGCATGCCAACACCATATTGATGCTCTGTCcacttttatagttttaaagGTTTGA